The Synchiropus splendidus isolate RoL2022-P1 chromosome 1, RoL_Sspl_1.0, whole genome shotgun sequence genome includes a window with the following:
- the fgf10a gene encoding fibroblast growth factor 10a, with amino-acid sequence MCRWTVTQGAPVAWFSSRACCTHRSHLISLTILLVLLLLGPSSSSPLSAPSPDSHNAHRGIPPHLSNPPLSTSPAPVLASSARLPRAVNMSATIVGRHVRSSYNHLQGDVRRRKLFSFQKFFLRIDKKGKVNGTKSEDDPYSVLEIKSVDVGVVAIRGLSSNHYLAISKKGELYGARDFGPDCRLIERIEENKYNTYASAEWRNKKKHMFVGLNANGKPMRGRKTRRKHASTHFLPIGVQPR; translated from the exons ATGTGTAGATGGACAGTGACACAAGGTGCACCGGTCGCCTGGTTCTCCTCCCGCGCCTGCTGCACACATCGTTCACACCTCATTTCCCTCACCATTTTACTCGTTCTTTTATTGCTGGGaccttcatcctcatcaccctTGTCTGCGCCGTCGCCCGACTCCCACAATGCACACAGAGGGATCCCTCCTCACCTCTCAAACCCTCCACTCTCCACCTCACCGGCTCCGGTGCTTGCATCTTCAGCGAGGTTGCCACGGGCTGTCAACATGTCTGCCACGATTGTGGGCCGTCACGTGCGGAGCAGCTACAACCATCTACAAGGAGACGTGCGGCGGCGGAAGCTCTTCTCCTTCCAGAAATTCTTCCTTCGCATTGACAAGAAGGGGAAAGTTAACGGCACCAAGAGCGAGGACGACCCATACA GCGTCCTGGAGATCAAGTCAGTGGACGTGGGAGTTGTGGCCATCAGGGGCCTTAGCAGTAACCATTACCTGGCTATCAGCAAGAAGGGGGAGCTGTACGGAGCG AGGGACTTCGGCCCAGACTGTCGTCTAATTGAACGCATCGAGGAGAACAAGTACAACACATATGCTTCAGCGGAGTGGCGCAACAAGAAGAAGCACATGTTTGTGGGACTCAATGCCAATGGCAAGCCGATGAGGGGGAGGAAGACCAGGAGGAAACACGCGTCTACTCACTTCCTGCCCATTGGGGTTCAACCAAGATGA